Proteins encoded by one window of Nisaea sediminum:
- a CDS encoding YHS domain-containing (seleno)protein translates to MRTTRLAAAAIAALIVSASAAFAADEYNTSKGLTAAGHPLGMHGVDPVAFLTLGNRIDGRARHTVTHDGVDYYFSSEETLKSFQANPAAFLPENGGFCTFGVSVGKKFDGNPKFAAVVDDKLYLFLNEEIFRLFQKDKAGTIAKAAANWSKIRSVPAGEL, encoded by the coding sequence ATGCGCACAACCAGACTCGCAGCAGCCGCCATCGCGGCCCTGATTGTCTCCGCCTCTGCGGCCTTTGCGGCCGACGAGTACAACACGTCCAAAGGGCTGACCGCCGCAGGACATCCGCTCGGTATGCACGGCGTGGATCCCGTCGCGTTCCTCACGCTCGGGAACCGGATCGACGGACGCGCCCGCCATACGGTCACTCACGACGGCGTCGACTACTATTTCTCGTCGGAGGAAACCCTGAAGAGCTTCCAGGCAAATCCGGCAGCCTTCCTTCCCGAGAACGGCGGCTTCTGCACCTTCGGTGTGTCGGTCGGGAAGAAGTTCGACGGAAATCCGAAATTCGCCGCGGTCGTGGACGACAAACTCTATCTTTTCCTGAACGAGGAGATTTTCCGGCTGTTCCAGAAAGACAAGGCCGGGACGATTGCGAAGGCGGCGGCGAACTGGAGCAAGATCCGCTCGGTTCCGGCAGGCGAACTGTGA
- a CDS encoding HAD family hydrolase — MECDLVIFDCDGVLVDSEAIANRCTAEAMTQAGVPILPEEALKRFLGGKLTFIQKDVEAMIGRELGDDWVPKIYAKQFALYRKELRAIPGIDRALTRISDAGKKICVGSNGPVEKMEVTLGVTNLKRHFRGAIFSADMVGIPKPQPDLYLYCAERMGVAPERCVVVEDSPTGARAGIAAGMRVFGYSAAHGPDGLAEVGVHALFDDMADLPGMLGIDAPELPEERFG, encoded by the coding sequence ATGGAATGCGATCTTGTTATCTTCGATTGTGACGGCGTCCTGGTCGACAGCGAGGCGATCGCCAACCGCTGCACGGCGGAGGCCATGACCCAGGCCGGTGTCCCGATCCTGCCGGAGGAGGCGCTGAAAAGGTTCCTCGGCGGGAAACTGACCTTCATCCAGAAGGATGTCGAGGCGATGATCGGGCGGGAACTCGGCGACGATTGGGTCCCGAAGATCTATGCCAAGCAGTTCGCGCTCTACCGCAAGGAGCTCCGCGCGATTCCCGGCATCGACCGGGCGCTGACCCGGATATCGGATGCGGGCAAGAAGATCTGCGTCGGCAGTAACGGTCCGGTCGAGAAGATGGAGGTCACTCTTGGAGTGACCAATCTGAAGCGTCATTTCCGCGGCGCGATCTTCTCTGCCGACATGGTCGGGATTCCGAAACCGCAGCCGGACCTCTATCTCTATTGCGCCGAACGGATGGGGGTGGCTCCGGAACGCTGCGTCGTCGTCGAGGACAGTCCGACAGGCGCACGTGCCGGAATCGCTGCCGGTATGCGGGTCTTCGGGTACAGCGCAGCGCACGGTCCGGATGGTTTGGCCGAAGTTGGCGTACATGCCCTGTTCGACGACATGGCCGATTTGCCGGGTATGCTCGGCATCGATGCGCCTGAGCTTCCCGAGGAACGCTTCGGCTAG
- a CDS encoding ammonium transporter has protein sequence MKHIRRLSAFGLTAAVAFGSGIGEARAEDALSSGDTAWILTATALVLFMTLPGLALFYGGLVRARNVLSVLMHCFAIACIASVAWLMAVYSLAFDDGGATQAWIGGLGKTFLDGVGTDSLSGTIPETVFFMFQMTFAIITPALIVGAYPERIRFGAVCAFSLFWLVLVYAPACHWVWGGGWLADMGVMDFAGGIVVHVTAGVSALVLSVVLGPRRGFPHEIRPPHSPGMVVTGAAMLWVGWFGFNAGSALAADGNAGMAMTVTHISAAVASLVWAFLEYLRFGKPSVIGIVTGMVAGLASITPASGFVGPMGAVVIGIVSGVVCQYFTTWIKFRFKIDDSLDVFAVHGVGGIIGTLLVAVFAAPGFGGLGHAEGVSIAGQFQVQVIGILAVAAWSGVITWVLAQLIARTIGLRVSEESEIEGLDIIAHGERGYDLT, from the coding sequence ATGAAACATATCCGGAGGCTCTCCGCCTTCGGCCTGACCGCTGCCGTCGCCTTCGGGTCCGGCATCGGCGAGGCCAGAGCGGAAGACGCTTTGAGCAGCGGGGACACGGCCTGGATCCTCACCGCCACCGCGCTCGTGCTCTTCATGACCCTCCCGGGGCTCGCGCTTTTCTACGGCGGCCTCGTGCGTGCACGGAACGTGCTCTCGGTACTGATGCACTGTTTCGCGATTGCCTGCATCGCGTCCGTGGCCTGGCTCATGGCGGTCTACAGCCTCGCCTTCGACGATGGCGGCGCGACCCAGGCCTGGATCGGCGGGCTCGGCAAGACCTTCCTCGACGGGGTCGGCACAGACAGTCTTTCCGGGACGATCCCCGAGACCGTCTTCTTCATGTTCCAGATGACCTTCGCGATCATCACGCCGGCGCTCATCGTCGGCGCCTATCCCGAGCGGATCCGTTTCGGCGCGGTCTGCGCCTTCAGCCTCTTCTGGCTGGTGCTGGTCTATGCGCCGGCCTGCCATTGGGTCTGGGGCGGCGGCTGGCTCGCCGACATGGGTGTGATGGATTTCGCCGGCGGCATCGTCGTGCATGTGACCGCAGGCGTCTCCGCCCTCGTGCTTTCCGTCGTGCTCGGCCCGCGCCGCGGCTTCCCGCACGAGATCCGGCCGCCGCACAGTCCCGGCATGGTGGTGACCGGAGCGGCGATGCTCTGGGTCGGCTGGTTCGGCTTCAATGCGGGCTCGGCGCTCGCCGCCGACGGCAATGCGGGCATGGCGATGACCGTCACCCACATTTCCGCGGCCGTCGCCTCGCTGGTCTGGGCGTTCCTCGAATATCTGCGCTTCGGCAAACCCAGCGTCATCGGCATCGTCACCGGCATGGTTGCCGGCCTTGCCTCGATTACGCCGGCGTCCGGTTTCGTCGGCCCGATGGGCGCGGTCGTCATCGGCATCGTCTCCGGCGTGGTCTGCCAGTACTTCACCACCTGGATCAAGTTCCGCTTCAAGATCGACGACTCGCTCGACGTCTTTGCGGTCCACGGTGTCGGCGGCATTATCGGCACGTTGCTGGTCGCGGTCTTTGCCGCGCCGGGCTTCGGGGGCCTCGGCCACGCCGAGGGCGTCTCGATCGCCGGCCAGTTCCAGGTGCAGGTGATCGGCATCCTCGCCGTCGCGGCCTGGTCCGGTGTGATAACCTGGGTGCTTGCACAACTCATTGCCCGTACCATTGGCCTGCGCGTCAGCGAGGAAAGCGAAATCGAGGGTCTCGACATCATCGCGCACGGCGAACGTGGCTACGACCTAACCTGA
- a CDS encoding P-II family nitrogen regulator, whose translation MKMIIAVVKPHRLDEVRTALGEIGVHGMTAGEVKGYGRQGGHSEIYRGAEYTVNFVPKVKIEVVTSDELADRAVEAISAAAKTGKIGDGKIFVLDVGKTVRIRTGEEGDDAL comes from the coding sequence ATGAAAATGATCATAGCGGTCGTCAAACCGCACCGTCTGGACGAAGTCCGCACTGCACTCGGCGAGATCGGCGTGCATGGCATGACCGCAGGCGAGGTCAAGGGTTACGGCCGGCAGGGCGGCCACAGCGAGATCTATCGCGGCGCCGAATACACGGTGAATTTCGTACCGAAGGTAAAGATCGAGGTCGTCACCAGCGACGAGCTCGCCGACCGCGCGGTCGAAGCGATCTCCGCCGCGGCCAAGACCGGCAAGATCGGCGACGGCAAGATCTTCGTGCTCGACGTCGGCAAGACGGTGCGCATCCGCACCGGCGAGGAAGGCGACGACGCGCTCTGA
- a CDS encoding SulP family inorganic anion transporter — MTSSSIPSPAESGPSFSEAFTPKLVTVLREGYSLANLRADAMAGLTVAIVALPLSMAIAIASGATPAQGLYTAIFGGFLVSAFGGSRFQIGGPAGAFIVLVAATVQAHGMDGLILATMLSGLALAAIGLLQLGTYIKFIPYPVTVGFTAGIAVIIFASQIKELLGLTLSAPEPGPLLEKLPALWTDLPTADPATILLAGATILVIAGLKRFRPHWPGMLIAVAGAAIATTLLDLPVATIASKFGGVPSSIPLPSLPAFDLAKIQAVLPNAVAFALLGSIESLLSAVVADGMTGRRHRSNCELVAQGIANVASGLFSGICVTGTIARTATNVRAGAHGPISGMMHALFLLGFVLIAAPLAGYIPLASLAGVLALVAWNMVEKHAFANLIRASRGDAAVLLATFLLTIFRDLTEAIIVGFALGSVLFIHRMSKTTAIETHRPFVAEDEADDAEGGRHPYEEERENDPDIVIYRISGVFFFGAAASIGSVLDRIADTHRALVIDFSAVPFLDSTAANTIEVLAHKAGRKGVTVYLTGTTAESRRDLSAQGLRPPLVHYEPSIDAAVGAARAARQTP; from the coding sequence ATGACCAGCAGTTCTATTCCCTCGCCCGCCGAGAGCGGGCCGTCCTTCAGCGAGGCCTTCACCCCGAAGCTGGTGACAGTTCTTCGCGAGGGCTACAGCCTCGCCAACCTGCGCGCCGACGCCATGGCCGGACTGACCGTCGCCATTGTCGCCCTGCCGCTCTCCATGGCCATCGCCATCGCGTCCGGTGCCACACCGGCACAAGGGCTCTATACCGCGATCTTCGGCGGCTTCCTCGTTTCCGCCTTCGGCGGCAGCCGGTTCCAGATCGGCGGGCCCGCAGGCGCCTTCATCGTGCTGGTCGCGGCGACGGTGCAGGCGCACGGCATGGACGGACTGATCCTCGCCACCATGCTCTCCGGCCTGGCGCTCGCCGCCATCGGCCTGCTGCAGCTCGGCACCTACATCAAGTTCATTCCCTACCCGGTCACGGTCGGCTTCACCGCCGGCATCGCCGTGATCATCTTCGCGAGCCAAATAAAAGAGCTTCTCGGCCTCACCCTCTCAGCGCCGGAACCGGGGCCGCTTCTGGAAAAACTCCCCGCACTCTGGACCGACCTGCCGACAGCAGATCCCGCAACCATTCTGCTCGCCGGCGCGACGATCCTCGTGATTGCCGGACTCAAACGGTTCCGCCCGCACTGGCCGGGAATGCTGATCGCCGTCGCCGGGGCCGCCATCGCAACCACATTGCTCGATCTGCCGGTCGCGACCATCGCCTCCAAGTTCGGCGGCGTGCCGAGCAGCATCCCGTTGCCGTCCCTCCCCGCGTTTGATCTCGCGAAAATTCAAGCAGTGCTGCCAAACGCCGTCGCCTTCGCCCTGCTCGGTTCGATCGAGTCCCTGCTCTCCGCGGTCGTCGCCGATGGCATGACGGGGCGGCGGCACCGTTCGAACTGCGAACTGGTGGCGCAGGGCATCGCCAATGTCGCCTCCGGGCTCTTCTCCGGGATCTGCGTCACCGGCACCATCGCCCGGACCGCGACCAACGTGCGCGCCGGGGCGCACGGGCCGATCTCGGGAATGATGCACGCGCTCTTCCTGCTCGGCTTCGTGCTCATCGCGGCGCCGCTCGCCGGTTACATCCCGCTCGCAAGCCTCGCCGGCGTGCTCGCGCTGGTCGCCTGGAACATGGTCGAGAAGCACGCTTTCGCGAACCTGATCCGCGCCTCGCGCGGCGATGCGGCGGTGCTGCTCGCGACCTTCCTGCTCACCATCTTCCGCGACCTGACGGAAGCGATCATCGTCGGTTTCGCGCTCGGCTCGGTGCTCTTCATTCACCGGATGTCGAAGACCACCGCGATCGAAACGCACAGGCCTTTCGTCGCCGAGGACGAGGCGGACGATGCCGAGGGCGGACGGCACCCTTACGAGGAGGAACGGGAGAACGACCCGGATATCGTCATCTACCGGATCTCAGGTGTGTTCTTTTTCGGTGCCGCGGCCTCGATCGGCTCCGTGCTCGACCGCATCGCCGATACGCACCGGGCGCTCGTGATCGACTTCTCCGCCGTGCCGTTCCTCGACTCAACCGCCGCCAACACCATCGAGGTGCTTGCTCACAAGGCCGGGCGCAAGGGCGTCACGGTTTACCTCACCGGAACGACGGCCGAGTCCCGGCGAGATCTTTCCGCGCAGGGGCTCCGGCCGCCTCTGGTGCATTACGAGCCGAGCATAGACGCCGCCGTCGGTGCCGCTAGAGCTGCGCGGCAAACGCCATAA
- a CDS encoding alpha/beta fold hydrolase — MASLEISPGNHLYYEYEAPGAKGQTFVFVNALTGNTGMWQVEEIGPALRAAGYGTLVYNFRGQAESAFTPGTDLGPLTIVDDLKRVIDAVAPPRPILVGLSIGGLFAAQAYLKGAAAEGLVLINTLRKPNLRLEWINAAMVRMAATGGSQLIMEANLPMLVNPEQLAKMRPNLLKGDYQPMTDGDGLYELMKRSVTTDWDFPYEKLAAPVLLMTGTHDRVFRIEEDIAELEARIPSSSHIVFTDAGHLIPAERPERFGKELMAFAAQL, encoded by the coding sequence ATGGCCAGTCTGGAAATCAGTCCCGGCAATCATCTTTATTACGAGTACGAAGCGCCCGGCGCGAAGGGGCAAACCTTCGTCTTCGTCAACGCGCTGACCGGCAATACCGGCATGTGGCAGGTGGAGGAGATCGGGCCGGCCCTGCGCGCCGCCGGATACGGTACGCTCGTATACAATTTCCGCGGCCAGGCGGAGAGCGCCTTCACGCCGGGTACGGATCTCGGGCCGTTGACCATCGTCGACGACCTGAAGCGTGTCATCGACGCCGTCGCTCCGCCGCGGCCGATCCTCGTCGGTCTCTCCATCGGCGGTCTCTTTGCCGCTCAGGCCTATTTGAAAGGCGCCGCAGCCGAGGGACTCGTCCTGATCAACACCTTGCGCAAGCCGAACCTCCGCCTCGAGTGGATCAACGCGGCGATGGTCCGCATGGCCGCGACTGGCGGCAGCCAGCTCATCATGGAGGCGAACCTGCCGATGCTGGTCAATCCCGAGCAGCTCGCAAAGATGCGGCCGAACCTGCTGAAGGGCGACTACCAGCCGATGACGGACGGGGACGGCCTTTATGAGCTGATGAAGCGTTCGGTCACGACGGACTGGGACTTTCCTTACGAGAAACTCGCCGCCCCGGTGCTGCTCATGACCGGCACCCATGACCGGGTGTTCCGGATCGAAGAGGACATTGCCGAGCTTGAGGCACGCATTCCGTCGAGCTCGCACATCGTCTTCACCGACGCGGGACATCTCATTCCGGCGGAACGGCCTGAGCGCTTCGGCAAAGAGCTTATGGCGTTTGCCGCGCAGCTCTAG
- a CDS encoding MATE family efflux transporter translates to MTDAASGAAAEPHPLLDGPIARKLVRLALPGLLGGLMQSFLYVADGRFVGTLGPLPLAGVALVFPLFVLSVMLSAGAVGGAVVAATARALGARDHEGAGALVRTAMVLALAGGGSSALLVQLFGPAFFRLLGGEGEVHETAVAYAGILFPGIVIVWFFNMAASLLRGAGEMRRPAIALGIAATAHILSALVLVAGMGPFPSLGITGAALSLLIGYAAGSLYLAWRLFGAGRPAWVQLAGSVDWGQVWRVGRRGCFAGVQSVLTIAMALVVTAYMARIGPKALAGYGIGVRLELVIIPVIFAFGSACIAMAGVSLGAGQRARALRVSWTGSAFAASFVGLIGCFLAVFPALWSGLFTADAEIAAATARYLKFVGPAYTFFGLGLCLYFASQALNSLIWPVTGAGIRLAILLGGGGVLLDEGVDSRTVFLLVAGAMTAYGLFNTLTLRFGPWRR, encoded by the coding sequence ATGACAGACGCGGCATCCGGCGCGGCGGCGGAACCGCATCCGCTGCTCGACGGCCCGATAGCGCGGAAGCTGGTGCGGCTCGCCCTTCCGGGGTTGCTCGGCGGGCTGATGCAATCCTTCCTCTATGTCGCCGACGGGCGCTTCGTCGGCACCCTCGGCCCGCTTCCGTTGGCAGGCGTGGCGCTGGTCTTCCCGCTCTTCGTCCTCTCGGTCATGCTCTCGGCGGGTGCCGTCGGCGGTGCCGTGGTCGCGGCGACCGCGCGGGCGCTCGGCGCACGCGATCATGAGGGCGCGGGAGCGCTGGTGCGGACGGCGATGGTCCTGGCCCTGGCCGGCGGCGGCTCGAGTGCTCTGCTTGTCCAGCTCTTCGGCCCGGCTTTCTTCCGCCTGCTCGGCGGCGAGGGTGAGGTTCATGAAACTGCCGTCGCCTATGCTGGGATCCTTTTCCCCGGCATCGTGATCGTCTGGTTCTTCAACATGGCAGCGAGCCTGCTGCGCGGGGCGGGGGAGATGCGCCGCCCGGCCATCGCCCTCGGCATCGCCGCGACGGCGCATATTCTCTCCGCCCTGGTGCTGGTCGCGGGCATGGGGCCGTTCCCCTCGCTCGGCATCACCGGCGCCGCGCTCTCGCTGCTGATCGGCTATGCGGCGGGCAGCCTCTATCTCGCCTGGCGGCTGTTCGGGGCCGGGCGTCCCGCATGGGTGCAGCTTGCAGGGTCGGTCGATTGGGGGCAGGTCTGGCGCGTCGGAAGGCGCGGCTGCTTCGCCGGGGTGCAGTCGGTGCTGACCATCGCCATGGCCCTCGTCGTCACCGCCTATATGGCGCGGATCGGCCCGAAGGCGCTCGCAGGCTACGGCATCGGCGTCCGGCTCGAACTCGTCATCATTCCGGTGATCTTCGCCTTCGGCAGCGCCTGCATCGCCATGGCGGGGGTCAGTCTCGGCGCCGGGCAGCGGGCGCGGGCGCTCCGCGTCTCCTGGACTGGCAGCGCCTTCGCCGCGAGCTTCGTCGGCCTGATCGGCTGTTTCCTCGCCGTGTTCCCCGCGCTCTGGAGCGGGCTCTTCACCGCCGACGCGGAGATCGCCGCCGCGACCGCGCGCTACCTGAAGTTCGTCGGCCCGGCCTACACCTTCTTCGGGCTCGGCCTCTGCCTCTATTTCGCCAGCCAGGCGCTGAACAGCCTCATCTGGCCGGTCACTGGCGCCGGGATCCGGCTCGCGATCCTGCTCGGCGGCGGGGGTGTTCTGCTGGACGAGGGCGTCGACAGTAGAACTGTCTTTCTCCTCGTCGCCGGAGCGATGACGGCTTACGGGCTGTTCAATACATTGACGCTCCGCTTCGGCCCGTGGCGGCGCTAA
- a CDS encoding AEC family transporter has protein sequence MEILIDIVLPVFGTVFIAYGAARLGWFPEAAVDSLSKFVFNFAIPPMLFHTMARQTLPDPIEWEFLISFFGAGYAVWLLGMLISLWWFRRDFAHASLAGMTGAFGNTVLLGIPLILTTFGDAGTLPVFLIIAFHSWQYFAVVTILVEGGRGQKGALLAIPVSIVRSLATNPILIGLIAGLAWNIFALPLPKPVSDIAQFMGRAALPCAVFAMGASLARYRLSGAIWEALVGSLLKLVLFPALTYLLATHVFSMDPLWRNVAVIVAALPVGVNVYLFADRYNAGTQAAATSMLLSTFLSFGTIAFVLHFLGVR, from the coding sequence ATGGAAATCCTCATCGACATCGTCCTGCCGGTCTTCGGCACCGTTTTCATTGCCTATGGCGCCGCGCGCCTGGGCTGGTTCCCGGAAGCGGCGGTCGACAGTCTCTCGAAGTTCGTCTTCAACTTCGCCATTCCCCCGATGCTGTTCCACACCATGGCGCGGCAGACCCTTCCTGACCCGATCGAATGGGAATTCCTGATCTCCTTCTTCGGCGCCGGCTACGCGGTCTGGCTGCTCGGTATGCTGATCTCATTGTGGTGGTTCCGCCGGGACTTCGCTCATGCTTCGTTGGCAGGGATGACGGGCGCCTTCGGCAATACGGTGCTGCTTGGCATTCCGCTCATCCTCACCACCTTCGGCGATGCCGGCACGCTGCCCGTCTTCCTCATCATCGCCTTCCATTCCTGGCAGTATTTCGCCGTGGTCACGATCCTGGTCGAGGGCGGCCGCGGGCAGAAGGGCGCGCTGCTGGCGATCCCCGTCTCGATCGTGAGAAGCCTCGCCACCAACCCGATCCTGATCGGGCTGATCGCCGGGCTCGCCTGGAACATCTTCGCCCTGCCACTGCCGAAGCCGGTCTCCGACATCGCCCAGTTCATGGGCCGCGCCGCCCTGCCCTGCGCCGTCTTCGCCATGGGCGCCTCGCTGGCGCGCTACCGGCTCAGCGGCGCGATCTGGGAGGCGCTGGTCGGCAGCCTGCTGAAACTGGTGCTGTTCCCGGCCCTGACCTACCTCCTCGCGACCCATGTCTTCTCCATGGATCCGCTCTGGCGCAACGTCGCGGTGATCGTCGCCGCCCTGCCGGTCGGGGTGAATGTCTATCTCTTCGCCGACCGCTACAATGCGGGCACCCAGGCGGCCGCGACCTCGATGCTGCTCTCGACCTTCCTCTCCTTCGGCACCATCGCCTTCGTTCTGCATTTCCTCGGCGTGCGATAG
- a CDS encoding multicopper oxidase family protein translates to MQVRDLSRRVFLEKVGAASLAAAASVLPGRAIAAAPETLEARPGTARLAPKEYQPTPIWGYDGGVPGPTIRVNQGARVDRRFLNSLPQPSTVHWHGVRIDNAMDGVPELTQAAVAPQATFDYAFAAPDAGTYWYHPHNRTWEQLARGLYGALIVEERDAPDVDRDEILLIDDWRLTEKAEIAENLGAMHDWSHGGRIGNWITVNGDGFWTSTARRNERLRLRLVNVANARIFSLSLAGLDGWVVALDGQPLETPQRAGRMVLAPAQRVDLIVDVTGETEASIVSHERNGSYAVATFKLEESSAARRPEPAAPLSPNPVTPIGPLNTARRADLLMEGGAMGGMMGAMMGGRSMDMRGLVQQGKVWAFNGRADMSDQPLVSAALGETVRIRIENRTGWPHAMHLHGHHFRKVLEDGTLGAWRDTTLMQPEESFEIAFVADNPGNWLLHCHMVEHSASGMMTWIRVS, encoded by the coding sequence ATGCAGGTGCGGGATCTTTCCAGACGTGTGTTTCTCGAGAAGGTAGGGGCTGCCAGCTTGGCCGCGGCCGCCTCTGTGCTGCCCGGACGCGCCATCGCCGCCGCGCCGGAGACGCTCGAAGCCAGGCCGGGAACGGCACGGCTCGCGCCCAAGGAATATCAGCCGACCCCGATCTGGGGCTATGACGGCGGCGTCCCCGGACCGACGATCCGGGTCAATCAGGGCGCACGAGTCGACCGCCGCTTCCTGAACAGCCTGCCGCAACCCTCCACCGTGCATTGGCACGGCGTCCGCATCGACAATGCGATGGACGGTGTCCCGGAGCTGACGCAAGCCGCCGTCGCACCACAGGCCACCTTCGACTATGCCTTCGCCGCACCGGATGCCGGGACCTACTGGTATCATCCGCATAACCGGACCTGGGAGCAGCTCGCCCGCGGCCTCTACGGCGCACTGATCGTCGAGGAGCGAGACGCTCCCGACGTCGACCGCGACGAAATCCTGCTGATCGACGACTGGCGGCTGACGGAGAAAGCCGAGATCGCCGAAAATCTCGGCGCCATGCACGACTGGTCGCACGGCGGCCGGATCGGCAACTGGATCACGGTGAACGGCGATGGCTTCTGGACCTCGACCGCCCGCCGGAACGAGCGCCTCCGGTTGAGACTCGTCAATGTCGCCAACGCCCGGATCTTCAGCCTCAGCCTCGCCGGCCTCGACGGCTGGGTTGTCGCCCTCGACGGCCAGCCGCTCGAGACGCCGCAGCGCGCGGGACGGATGGTTCTGGCCCCGGCACAGCGCGTGGATCTGATCGTCGACGTGACCGGCGAGACGGAAGCCTCAATCGTCTCGCACGAGCGCAACGGGAGCTACGCCGTCGCGACCTTCAAGCTGGAGGAAAGTTCGGCGGCGCGGCGCCCGGAACCCGCGGCCCCGCTTTCGCCGAATCCGGTGACGCCAATCGGTCCGCTCAATACCGCACGTCGCGCCGATTTGCTGATGGAGGGCGGTGCCATGGGCGGCATGATGGGGGCGATGATGGGCGGCCGATCGATGGACATGCGCGGCTTGGTCCAGCAGGGCAAGGTCTGGGCCTTCAATGGCCGTGCCGACATGTCGGACCAGCCACTTGTCTCAGCCGCACTGGGCGAAACCGTCAGGATCAGGATCGAGAACCGCACCGGCTGGCCGCATGCCATGCATCTGCACGGCCATCACTTCCGCAAGGTTCTGGAGGACGGGACGCTCGGCGCATGGCGGGACACGACTCTGATGCAGCCGGAAGAGAGCTTCGAGATCGCCTTCGTCGCCGACAATCCGGGGAACTGGCTGTTGCATTGTCACATGGTTGAGCATTCTGCCTCCGGCATGATGACCTGGATCCGCGTCTCCTGA
- a CDS encoding enoyl-CoA hydratase, whose protein sequence is MSVVEELDSTLVLRKDADGIAHLTLNRPRAYNALSLGLMAALQDELDAIARDRSVKVVVLGGAGKGFCAGHDLREMRSRSDAAFHEQVFAACSKLMLSITHLPQPVIARVHGIATAAGCQLVATADLAIAAEDTRFGTPGVNIGLFCSTPMVAVSRAIPRKQVMEMLLTGEMIDAETAFQHGLINKAVPEADLDAAIAEMAGKIASKSPLVLKTGKKAFYRQLEMPLAEAYAYTSKVMVENMQARDAAEGIDAFIEKRSPKWTGE, encoded by the coding sequence ATGTCCGTCGTCGAAGAACTCGATAGCACCCTCGTGCTGCGCAAGGACGCAGACGGGATCGCGCATCTGACGCTGAACCGGCCGCGCGCCTATAACGCGCTCTCGCTTGGGCTGATGGCCGCGCTGCAGGACGAACTCGATGCGATCGCGCGCGACCGGAGCGTCAAGGTCGTGGTGCTCGGCGGGGCCGGCAAGGGTTTCTGCGCAGGGCACGATCTCCGCGAAATGCGCTCGCGCAGCGATGCCGCGTTCCACGAACAGGTCTTCGCCGCCTGCTCCAAACTAATGCTCAGCATCACCCACCTGCCGCAGCCGGTGATCGCGCGCGTGCACGGCATCGCGACCGCCGCCGGATGCCAGCTCGTCGCCACAGCCGATCTCGCGATCGCAGCCGAGGACACCCGTTTCGGCACGCCGGGCGTCAATATCGGCCTCTTCTGCTCAACGCCGATGGTTGCCGTCTCCCGCGCCATCCCGCGCAAGCAGGTGATGGAGATGCTTCTGACCGGCGAGATGATCGACGCAGAGACCGCCTTCCAGCACGGCCTGATCAACAAGGCTGTCCCGGAAGCGGACCTCGACGCCGCAATCGCGGAAATGGCCGGCAAGATCGCCTCGAAATCGCCGCTTGTGCTGAAGACCGGCAAGAAAGCCTTCTACCGGCAGCTCGAGATGCCGCTGGCCGAGGCCTACGCCTATACCAGCAAGGTGATGGTCGAGAACATGCAGGCGCGCGACGCCGCCGAGGGGATCGACGCCTTCATCGAGAAACGCAGCCCGAAATGGACGGGGGAATAG